A section of the Flavobacterium ardleyense genome encodes:
- a CDS encoding AIR synthase related protein — protein sequence MSSDLSKRYAQRGVSASKEDVHQAIKNIDKGLFPSAFCKIIPDYLTNDPEYCLIMHADGAGTKSSLAYMYWKETSDISVWKGIAQDALIMNIDDLLCVGATDNILLSSTIGRNKNLIPGEVISAIINGTEELIEDLKGFGVTIHSTGGETADVGDVVRTIIVDSTVTARMKRSDVIDNANIKAGDVIVGLASFGQANYEKSYNGGMGSNGLTSARHDVFSKYLATKYPESYDAAVPEELVYSGGLKLTDSVENSPIDAGKLVLSPTRTYAPVIKKILSKYDSKDIHGMVHCSGGAQTKILHFIGDDLHIIKDNMFEVPPLFKTIQEQSQTDWKEMYQVFNCGHRMEIYVPENVASGIIAISESFGIDAQIVGRVEASETKKLTISSQYGTFEY from the coding sequence ATGAGCTCAGATTTAAGTAAAAGATACGCCCAAAGAGGTGTTTCGGCATCTAAAGAGGATGTACATCAGGCGATAAAAAATATTGATAAAGGTTTATTCCCATCTGCATTTTGCAAAATTATTCCGGATTACCTTACCAACGATCCAGAATATTGCCTCATAATGCACGCAGATGGTGCAGGGACAAAGTCTTCACTAGCTTATATGTATTGGAAGGAGACTTCCGATATCTCAGTTTGGAAGGGAATTGCACAAGATGCTTTAATCATGAACATTGACGATTTGTTATGCGTAGGTGCTACAGATAATATTCTACTATCCTCAACAATTGGACGTAATAAAAACCTTATTCCTGGCGAAGTTATCTCCGCAATCATCAATGGTACCGAAGAACTGATAGAAGATCTTAAAGGTTTTGGCGTAACTATTCACTCCACTGGTGGCGAGACTGCCGATGTTGGAGATGTTGTGCGTACCATTATTGTAGATTCGACCGTAACAGCTCGTATGAAACGCAGCGATGTTATTGACAATGCAAATATTAAGGCAGGAGACGTGATAGTTGGTTTGGCTTCTTTTGGTCAGGCAAATTATGAGAAATCATACAACGGCGGGATGGGAAGTAATGGACTTACTTCGGCACGACACGATGTGTTTTCTAAGTATCTTGCTACAAAATATCCTGAAAGCTACGATGCTGCAGTTCCTGAAGAATTAGTATATTCTGGTGGTTTAAAACTAACAGATTCTGTAGAGAATTCTCCTATTGACGCAGGAAAATTAGTGCTTTCGCCAACTCGAACCTATGCGCCTGTAATCAAGAAAATCCTATCTAAATACGACTCGAAAGACATACACGGGATGGTTCACTGTAGCGGTGGAGCACAAACAAAAATTTTGCATTTCATTGGAGATGATCTTCATATTATAAAAGATAATATGTTTGAAGTACCACCATTATTTAAAACGATTCAGGAACAATCTCAAACAGATTGGAAGGAAATGTATCAAGTTTTTAACTGTGGACATAGAATGGAAATTTATGTTCCTGAAAATGTTGCATCAGGTATTATTGCGATCTCAGAATCATTTGGCATCGATGCACAAATAGTGGGTAGAGTGGAAGCATCAGAAACAAAAAAACTTACAATTAGTAGCCAATATGGTACTTTTGAATATTAA
- a CDS encoding OmpA family protein, whose amino-acid sequence MNRIILYILLFIFSVHLHAQEQFSVFFASDQFELNKTEILRLKQFIENHKNSKIVGVYGFCDEDGSIGYNDTLAKKRIQFVEDKIGNKIKFRNDFKTRSFGKLHQFSKIKAENRKVSLFYLDEEDLDKEDEILGIAPAKVEVPKKISYPKDVVIRNPDNTTSRFVLDTLFMERVNEAKVGEKLTLENLEFQINTFAITKDSRSKLFELLIVMESNPKLKIDIQGHLCCMPVDRFDLSTQRAKAIYNFLVQYKIAKSRLNYQGFGSSQPIFPLPEKNELERAANRRVEILITEN is encoded by the coding sequence ATGAACAGGATTATTCTATATATTTTACTTTTTATCTTTTCTGTGCATTTGCATGCTCAGGAACAGTTTTCTGTATTCTTTGCAAGTGATCAATTTGAACTTAATAAGACCGAAATTCTACGATTAAAGCAATTTATCGAAAATCATAAAAACTCAAAGATTGTTGGTGTCTACGGATTTTGTGACGAAGATGGAAGCATTGGTTATAATGATACATTGGCTAAAAAACGCATTCAATTTGTGGAAGATAAAATTGGAAATAAAATTAAATTTAGAAACGATTTTAAAACTAGAAGCTTTGGAAAATTACATCAGTTTTCTAAAATTAAAGCTGAGAATAGAAAAGTTTCTCTATTTTATTTAGATGAAGAAGATTTGGATAAGGAAGATGAAATTTTAGGTATAGCTCCTGCAAAAGTAGAAGTGCCTAAGAAAATCTCCTATCCGAAGGATGTAGTAATCAGAAATCCTGACAATACAACTTCGAGATTTGTACTTGATACTTTATTTATGGAAAGAGTGAATGAGGCAAAAGTAGGAGAGAAGTTGACTTTGGAAAATTTAGAATTCCAAATAAACACCTTTGCTATAACCAAAGATTCTAGATCAAAATTATTTGAACTTTTGATTGTAATGGAAAGCAATCCAAAGCTTAAAATTGATATTCAAGGTCATTTATGCTGTATGCCAGTTGATAGATTTGATCTTTCGACTCAGCGTGCAAAAGCAATTTATAATTTTTTAGTTCAATATAAAATTGCTAAAAGCCGATTAAACTATCAAGGTTTTGGCTCCTCTCAGCCTATTTTTCCGCTTCCAGAAAAGAATGAGTTAGAAAGAGCGGCTAATCGTAGAGTTGAGATTTTGATTACAGAAAATTAA
- a CDS encoding HPF/RaiA family ribosome-associated protein codes for MTIQINTDNNVENSARLKQYFTEELEKSLARFDDRVTRIEVHFTDENGDKFGLDDKRCVIEARPENMPPVAVTEHADTIEKAFSGALDKIKKVLTTTFEKKRTY; via the coding sequence ATGACTATACAAATCAATACAGACAACAACGTTGAAAACAGCGCAAGATTAAAACAGTATTTTACAGAAGAGCTTGAAAAGTCTCTAGCGAGATTTGATGATAGAGTGACAAGAATTGAAGTTCATTTTACTGATGAGAACGGCGATAAATTTGGACTAGACGACAAGAGATGTGTAATCGAGGCGCGCCCAGAAAACATGCCGCCGGTTGCAGTTACAGAGCATGCAGATACTATCGAAAAAGCTTTTAGTGGTGCACTTGACAAGATTAAAAAAGTGTTGACAACAACTTTTGAAAAGAAAAGAACATACTAA
- a CDS encoding methylmalonyl-CoA mutase family protein, whose protein sequence is MEVQKPYIPINKVRIVTAASLFDGHDAAINIMRRIIQSTGVEVIHLGHDRSVEEVVNTAIQEDVNAIALTSYQGGHNEYFKYMYDLLKEKGAGHIKIFGGGGGVILPTEIAELEAYGICRIYAPDDGRKLGLQGMINDLVQKSDFPLGDKLTDEVDHLEDKNPRSIGRVISAAENFPEIAAAAFDKIHQMNADSKTPVLGITGTGGSGKSSLVDELVRRFLIDFPEKTIGIISVDPSKRKTGGALLGDRIRMNAINNSRVYMRSLATRQSNLALSKYVAEAIQVLKAAKYDLIILETSGIGQSDTEIMDHSDVSLYVMTPEFGAATQLEKIDMLDFADLVAINKFDKRGALDALRDVKKQFQRNHLLWDANLDDLPVFGTIASQFNDPGMNTLYKAIMDKVHEKTNSDLKSTFEITREMSEKIFVIPPSRTRYLSEIAESNRLYDSNARSQQEVAQKLFGIFKTIESVGGKVPTLSKAGIEETSVVSALDTNDDSKFFLNLLLTQFEKVKMDLDPYNWEVILTWKEKVTKYKDPVYSFKVRDKEIKIATHTESLSHLQIPKVALPKYEAWGDILKWVLQENVPGEFPFTAGLYPFKREGEDPSRMFAGEGGPERTNKRFHYVSAGLPAKRLSTAFDSVTLYGNDPDLRPDIYGKIGNAGVSIACLDDAKKLYSGFDLVHAMTSVSMTINGPAPMLLGFFMNAAIDQQCEYYIKENGLEKEVEKKIADIYKKKGVTRPAYQGALPAGNDGLGLMLLGVTGDLVLPLDVYNDIKVRTLSQVRGTVQADILKEDQAQNTCIFSTEFALRLMGDVQQYFITNNVRNFYSVSISGYHIAEAGANPLTQLAFTLSNGFTYVEYYLSRGMSINDFGPNLSFFFSNGIDPEYSVIGRVARKIWAKALKIKYGANSRAQMLKYHIQTSGRSLHAQEIDFNDIRTTLQALYAIYDNCNSLHTNAYDEAITTPTEESVRRAMAIQLIINKELGLAKNENPIQGAFIIEELTDLVEEAVLQEFDRITERGGVLGAMETMYQRSKIQEESLYYETLKHNGEFPIIGVNTFLSSKGSPTVVPAEVIRATEEEKQYQIEMLHNLHKGNADKVAQQLETIQIAAIENENLFDHLMEATKVCSLGQITAALFEVGGQYRRNM, encoded by the coding sequence ATGGAAGTACAAAAGCCCTATATACCAATAAATAAGGTTCGAATAGTTACCGCAGCTTCGTTATTTGACGGACACGACGCGGCAATCAATATTATGCGTCGAATTATTCAGTCAACTGGAGTGGAAGTTATTCACTTAGGACACGACAGAAGCGTTGAAGAGGTAGTTAACACTGCTATTCAGGAGGATGTGAATGCGATTGCGTTGACGTCTTATCAAGGTGGTCATAATGAGTATTTTAAATATATGTATGACCTGCTCAAGGAAAAAGGAGCGGGACATATCAAGATTTTTGGTGGTGGTGGTGGAGTAATTCTTCCTACTGAAATTGCCGAACTGGAAGCTTACGGAATTTGCCGTATTTATGCTCCCGATGATGGTAGAAAATTAGGACTTCAAGGAATGATTAATGATTTGGTTCAGAAATCTGACTTTCCGCTGGGTGATAAATTGACCGATGAGGTTGATCATCTTGAAGATAAAAATCCAAGATCTATAGGTAGAGTGATTTCGGCGGCAGAGAATTTCCCAGAAATTGCAGCAGCTGCTTTTGATAAAATTCACCAGATGAATGCTGATTCTAAAACTCCAGTACTTGGAATTACTGGTACAGGTGGATCTGGAAAATCGTCTCTTGTAGATGAACTTGTGAGACGTTTCTTAATTGATTTTCCCGAGAAAACAATAGGAATTATCTCTGTAGATCCTTCAAAAAGAAAAACTGGTGGCGCACTTCTAGGGGATAGAATTCGAATGAATGCTATTAATAATTCTAGAGTTTATATGCGTTCGTTGGCAACAAGACAATCAAATCTTGCTTTGTCTAAATATGTTGCTGAAGCGATTCAGGTTTTGAAAGCCGCAAAATATGACTTAATAATCCTTGAAACTTCTGGAATTGGGCAATCTGATACAGAAATTATGGATCACTCCGATGTTTCTCTTTATGTGATGACGCCAGAATTTGGTGCTGCAACACAATTGGAGAAAATCGATATGCTTGATTTTGCTGACCTTGTAGCAATCAACAAATTTGACAAACGCGGTGCGCTTGATGCTTTGAGAGATGTAAAAAAACAATTTCAGCGCAATCACTTACTTTGGGATGCAAACTTGGACGATCTTCCAGTTTTTGGGACAATCGCTTCGCAGTTTAATGATCCTGGAATGAATACTTTGTACAAAGCAATTATGGACAAAGTGCACGAAAAAACGAATTCTGACCTTAAATCTACTTTTGAAATTACGAGAGAGATGAGCGAGAAGATTTTCGTAATTCCACCAAGCCGTACTCGTTATTTATCTGAAATTGCCGAAAGCAATAGATTATATGACAGCAATGCTCGTTCTCAGCAAGAAGTTGCTCAGAAGTTATTCGGAATTTTCAAGACCATCGAATCTGTTGGTGGAAAAGTTCCAACATTATCAAAAGCGGGAATCGAAGAAACATCTGTAGTTTCTGCTTTGGATACAAATGATGACTCAAAATTCTTTTTGAATTTACTTCTTACACAATTCGAAAAAGTGAAAATGGATCTTGATCCGTACAACTGGGAAGTGATTTTGACTTGGAAAGAAAAGGTAACTAAATATAAAGATCCAGTTTATTCTTTTAAAGTTAGAGACAAAGAAATTAAAATCGCAACTCATACCGAATCACTTTCGCATTTACAGATTCCTAAAGTTGCTTTGCCTAAGTATGAAGCTTGGGGAGATATATTGAAGTGGGTTCTTCAGGAGAATGTTCCTGGTGAATTTCCGTTTACCGCGGGATTATATCCTTTTAAAAGAGAAGGAGAAGATCCATCAAGAATGTTTGCTGGAGAAGGTGGGCCAGAAAGAACAAATAAACGTTTCCATTATGTGAGCGCGGGACTACCTGCAAAACGTTTGTCTACCGCTTTTGACTCGGTTACACTTTACGGAAACGATCCAGATTTAAGACCAGATATTTACGGTAAAATTGGTAATGCAGGAGTTTCTATTGCCTGTCTTGATGACGCCAAAAAATTATATTCAGGATTTGACCTAGTGCACGCGATGACATCTGTAAGTATGACCATCAACGGGCCAGCGCCAATGTTACTTGGATTTTTTATGAATGCTGCAATTGATCAGCAGTGTGAATATTACATCAAAGAAAACGGTCTTGAAAAAGAAGTAGAGAAAAAAATTGCGGATATCTACAAGAAAAAAGGTGTTACAAGACCAGCTTATCAAGGTGCGCTTCCAGCAGGAAATGACGGTTTGGGATTAATGCTGCTTGGAGTTACAGGAGATTTAGTTTTGCCATTAGATGTATATAATGACATTAAAGTTCGCACACTTTCGCAGGTAAGAGGAACGGTTCAAGCAGATATTTTAAAAGAAGATCAAGCGCAGAATACTTGTATTTTCTCAACAGAATTTGCATTGAGATTGATGGGTGATGTTCAGCAGTATTTCATAACAAATAATGTTCGAAATTTTTATTCGGTTTCAATTTCAGGTTATCATATTGCCGAAGCGGGTGCAAATCCATTGACGCAATTGGCATTTACACTTTCTAACGGATTTACTTATGTAGAATATTACCTAAGCCGTGGAATGAGTATTAATGATTTTGGACCAAACTTATCATTCTTCTTTAGTAACGGAATCGATCCTGAATATTCAGTAATCGGTCGTGTGGCAAGAAAGATTTGGGCGAAAGCTCTGAAAATTAAATACGGTGCAAATAGCAGAGCTCAAATGCTTAAATACCATATTCAGACATCTGGAAGATCGTTGCACGCACAGGAAATCGACTTTAATGATATTCGTACAACGCTTCAGGCTTTGTATGCAATTTACGATAACTGTAACTCATTGCACACAAACGCGTATGATGAGGCAATTACAACTCCTACAGAGGAAAGCGTAAGACGCGCAATGGCGATTCAGCTTATTATCAATAAAGAGTTGGGACTTGCGAAAAACGAAAACCCTATTCAGGGAGCGTTTATCATCGAAGAACTTACAGATCTTGTAGAAGAAGCGGTATTGCAGGAATTTGACCGAATTACAGAACGTGGAGGAGTTTTGGGTGCAATGGAAACAATGTACCAACGTTCTAAAATTCAGGAAGAAAGTTTGTATTACGAAACATTGAAACACAATGGTGAGTTTCCGATTATCGGTGTAAATACTTTCTTAAGTTCAAAAGGATCACCAACGGTGGTTCCGGCTGAAGTTATTAGAGCTACCGAAGAAGAGAAACAGTATCAGATAGAAATGTTGCACAACCTTCATAAAGGAAATGCAGACAAAGTAGCACAACAATTGGAAACTATTCAGATTGCAGCTATCGAAAATGAAAACCTTTTTGACCATCTTATGGAAGCAACCAAAGTTTGTTCGTTAGGACAGATTACTGCGGCATTGTTTGAAGTAGGAGGACAGTATAGAAGGAATATGTAA
- a CDS encoding glutamine synthetase III family protein: protein MGILRFEALKEAANREPVHFEEKNKKSNLFGANVFNEHSMKQYLTSDAFKGVRDAIRYGTKIDRKLADYIALGMKEWAMSKGVTHYTHWFQPLTGVTAEKHDAFFETDMEGGSVEKFSGGMLVQQEPDASSFPNGGIRNTFEARGYTAWDPTSPAFIYGTTLCIPTVFVSYTGEALDFKTPLLRALTSIDQAASEVCRYFDKNVKKVTATLGWEQEYFLIDSALANSRPDIAITGRTLLGHTSAKGQQLDDHYFGSIPSRALMYMRDLEEECMLLGIPVKTRHNEVAPNQFELAPIFEETNLAVDHNSLLMDVMHKVGERHNFKVLFHEKPFKGVNGSGKHNNWSLATDTGVNLLAPGKTPKSNLQFLTFFINAIKAVSTYEALLRSSIAGAGNDHRLGANEAPPAVISIFIGEQLTKVLDELETVSSGKLSPEEKTDLKLNVVGKIPDVLLDNTDRNRTSSFAFTGNKFEFRAVGSSANCANSMTILNTMVAKQLRDFKVEVDALISKDMKKDDAIFNVLREYIKQSRNILFEGDGYSDEWEAEAATRGLSNFKTTPRALKARIDQKSLDLFEEMNVMNNVEVIARYEIELEEYTKRIQIEGRVLGDIARNHVIPTAIRYQNTLIENVKGLKEIFGEEFAEIGKEQIVLIREISAHIEGINSKVEEMTQARKQVNKLEDQQEMAELYCDLVKPYFDIIRKHCDKLELLVDDEIWTMTKYRELLFTK from the coding sequence ATGGGAATATTACGATTTGAAGCACTAAAAGAAGCAGCAAACAGAGAACCTGTTCACTTTGAGGAAAAGAATAAAAAATCGAATCTATTTGGAGCAAATGTTTTCAATGAACATTCGATGAAACAGTATCTTACATCTGATGCCTTCAAAGGTGTTCGTGATGCCATCAGATATGGAACAAAGATTGACCGTAAACTTGCAGATTATATTGCATTGGGTATGAAGGAATGGGCAATGAGCAAAGGTGTTACTCACTACACCCACTGGTTTCAGCCACTGACAGGAGTAACGGCCGAAAAACACGATGCCTTTTTTGAAACCGATATGGAAGGTGGATCGGTAGAAAAATTTAGCGGAGGAATGCTTGTTCAACAAGAGCCGGATGCTTCGAGTTTCCCAAATGGAGGAATCAGAAATACATTTGAAGCTAGAGGGTATACGGCTTGGGATCCTACATCGCCAGCTTTTATTTACGGAACAACTTTATGTATTCCAACTGTTTTTGTTTCTTATACAGGAGAAGCTTTAGATTTCAAAACGCCATTGCTTAGAGCCTTAACATCTATAGATCAAGCTGCCTCAGAAGTATGTCGTTATTTCGATAAAAACGTTAAGAAAGTTACAGCTACTTTGGGTTGGGAACAAGAATATTTTTTGATAGATAGCGCCCTTGCAAATTCAAGACCTGATATTGCAATTACAGGACGGACGTTATTAGGACACACATCGGCAAAAGGCCAACAACTTGATGACCATTATTTCGGTTCAATACCTTCACGTGCTCTAATGTATATGAGAGATTTGGAAGAAGAATGTATGTTATTGGGAATTCCAGTAAAAACACGTCACAATGAGGTTGCGCCTAATCAGTTTGAATTGGCGCCAATTTTTGAAGAGACAAATCTTGCCGTAGATCACAATTCATTATTAATGGATGTGATGCACAAAGTAGGAGAGCGTCATAACTTTAAAGTGCTGTTTCACGAAAAACCTTTTAAAGGAGTTAACGGATCAGGAAAACACAACAACTGGTCGCTTGCTACAGATACTGGAGTAAATTTACTAGCTCCAGGAAAGACTCCAAAAAGCAATTTACAGTTTCTTACGTTTTTCATAAATGCTATTAAAGCAGTTTCTACTTACGAAGCACTTCTTAGAAGTTCGATCGCTGGAGCTGGAAACGATCACAGACTTGGGGCAAATGAAGCGCCACCAGCAGTAATCTCAATCTTTATTGGTGAGCAACTGACAAAAGTGTTGGATGAACTAGAGACAGTATCATCAGGAAAACTTTCGCCAGAGGAAAAAACAGACTTAAAACTAAATGTTGTTGGTAAAATTCCAGATGTTTTGTTGGATAATACTGATAGAAATAGAACATCGTCCTTTGCCTTTACAGGAAATAAATTCGAATTCCGTGCGGTTGGATCAAGTGCAAACTGCGCTAATTCAATGACAATTTTGAACACTATGGTTGCAAAGCAACTAAGAGATTTCAAGGTGGAAGTGGACGCGCTAATTTCAAAAGACATGAAGAAAGACGATGCAATCTTTAATGTTTTACGTGAATATATTAAGCAGTCAAGAAATATCCTTTTTGAAGGTGATGGATATAGTGATGAGTGGGAAGCAGAAGCTGCCACAAGAGGTTTGAGTAATTTCAAAACTACTCCAAGAGCATTAAAAGCTAGAATTGATCAAAAATCATTAGATTTATTTGAAGAAATGAATGTGATGAACAATGTTGAAGTTATTGCTCGTTATGAAATAGAGTTGGAAGAATACACAAAACGTATTCAGATAGAAGGACGTGTTTTGGGTGACATTGCAAGAAATCACGTAATCCCGACTGCTATTAGATATCAAAATACTTTGATTGAAAATGTTAAAGGACTAAAAGAAATCTTTGGTGAAGAATTCGCCGAAATCGGAAAAGAGCAGATTGTTCTTATTCGAGAAATCTCTGCTCATATCGAAGGGATTAATTCAAAAGTTGAAGAGATGACCCAAGCTCGTAAGCAAGTTAATAAACTGGAAGATCAGCAAGAAATGGCTGAACTTTATTGCGATTTAGTGAAACCTTACTTTGATATCATCAGAAAGCATTGTGATAAATTAGAATTATTAGTAGATGACGAAATTTGGACAATGACCAAATACCGTGAATTACTATTTACAAAGTAA
- a CDS encoding TerC family protein produces the protein MIVWILFFIAIFIFLALDLGVFNKNPHIISSKEAGIWTAIWVTLSAMFSGVIYWLYGTDYIANPDGLTQSLAAVKYITGYLIELSLSVDNIFVIAVIFASFKIPPQYQHRVLFWGILGAVFFRGLMIYFGVILINKFSWMTYIFGLFLLFTAAKMLFKGDDEEAFNPKKSFIYKLIGKVIPITTQMDGEHFFVKRKHITAATPLFVALLVIEVMDMLFALDSVPAILAITSDPFLVFSSNIFAILGLRSMYFFLANMLEKFSYLEYSLIVILTFVGVKMFIVHFYKFPEWVSLSVIAVSLAAGIFYSLYRDKQNHKKKHIS, from the coding sequence ATGATAGTTTGGATTCTGTTTTTTATTGCAATTTTTATTTTTCTAGCGCTTGATTTGGGTGTTTTTAATAAAAATCCGCATATCATAAGCTCGAAAGAGGCAGGCATTTGGACTGCAATTTGGGTTACTTTATCAGCCATGTTTTCTGGTGTAATATATTGGCTTTACGGCACAGACTACATTGCAAATCCTGACGGCCTAACTCAAAGCCTAGCCGCAGTAAAGTATATTACAGGTTACTTGATTGAGCTTTCTTTAAGTGTCGACAATATATTTGTGATTGCGGTAATTTTTGCTTCTTTCAAAATTCCGCCGCAATATCAGCACAGAGTCTTGTTTTGGGGAATATTGGGTGCGGTATTTTTTAGAGGATTGATGATTTATTTTGGAGTAATCTTAATAAATAAATTTTCGTGGATGACCTACATCTTTGGATTGTTCCTTTTATTTACGGCAGCCAAAATGTTATTTAAAGGCGATGATGAAGAAGCTTTTAATCCTAAAAAATCTTTCATATATAAATTAATTGGAAAAGTTATTCCGATTACCACTCAGATGGACGGCGAGCATTTCTTTGTAAAGAGGAAACATATTACTGCGGCAACCCCTTTATTTGTTGCACTTCTAGTTATTGAAGTAATGGATATGTTATTTGCCTTGGACAGTGTTCCTGCAATTCTTGCTATTACATCTGATCCATTCTTGGTGTTCAGTTCCAATATTTTTGCGATTTTAGGTTTACGATCGATGTACTTCTTCTTAGCTAATATGCTTGAGAAATTCAGCTATCTTGAATACAGTTTAATTGTTATTCTAACTTTTGTGGGAGTAAAAATGTTTATCGTTCACTTCTACAAATTTCCAGAATGGGTATCACTATCGGTGATTGCCGTCTCTCTTGCTGCGGGAATTTTCTATTCACTGTACAGAGACAAGCAAAATCATAAGAAAAAGCATATATCTTAA
- a CDS encoding OmpA family protein, translated as MRLVVLILFFSITAAAQRQVTVFFDFDKSDLTPIAQEQLKSVFSNPTLQITKIYGYCDWKGGSTYNDSLSYARVDAVYKFLKERKVKTDSTFEGIGFGKNFPQSKTQAENRKVTVSFIESKADSRAEEHKESFSSEILKLKVGENIKLENIYFYNNSARIRSGSESTLYELQCVLEENPNIKIEIQGHICCQQNTDVNDISSARAKAIYNFLIRNKIHRNRLQYKGYGSSKPLYAVPEKTEAEADANRRVEIKILEK; from the coding sequence ATGAGATTAGTTGTTTTGATATTATTTTTCTCAATTACTGCCGCGGCTCAGCGACAAGTTACTGTTTTCTTTGATTTTGACAAATCAGATCTCACACCGATCGCGCAGGAACAACTGAAATCGGTCTTCTCTAATCCCACATTACAAATTACAAAGATTTATGGGTATTGTGATTGGAAAGGTGGCTCCACCTACAATGACAGTCTTTCTTACGCAAGAGTCGATGCAGTTTATAAATTTCTAAAAGAAAGAAAAGTAAAAACTGACTCCACCTTTGAAGGCATAGGATTTGGAAAAAATTTCCCTCAGAGTAAAACGCAAGCCGAAAATAGGAAGGTTACAGTTAGTTTTATTGAAAGTAAAGCAGATAGTAGAGCAGAAGAGCATAAAGAGTCGTTTTCATCTGAAATTTTAAAGCTAAAGGTTGGAGAGAATATTAAACTTGAAAATATTTATTTTTACAACAATTCCGCCAGAATTCGGTCAGGATCAGAAAGTACCTTATATGAACTTCAATGTGTTTTAGAAGAAAATCCCAATATTAAAATTGAAATTCAAGGACATATTTGCTGTCAGCAAAATACAGATGTTAATGACATTTCATCAGCCAGAGCAAAAGCCATCTACAACTTTCTTATTCGAAATAAAATACATCGAAATCGCCTTCAATATAAGGGATACGGAAGTTCAAAACCACTATACGCAGTTCCCGAGAAAACCGAGGCAGAGGCAGACGCCAATAGGAGAGTAGAAATTAAGATTCTCGAAAAGTAA
- a CDS encoding zeta toxin family protein, translating into MANKRLYIIAGCNGAGKTTASFTVLPEMLECKEFVNADEIAKGLSPFQPETVSFESGRIMIKRINDLLVEGESFAFETTLATKSYKSKIKEAKVKGYRVTLLFFWLESISLAKDRVRSRVAEGGHNIPLEVIERRYIRGIQNLFNIYLSIVDRALIFDNSEGIHELIADKSADGFYIKDEEKFNLLKELL; encoded by the coding sequence ATGGCAAACAAAAGGCTGTATATAATAGCAGGTTGTAATGGTGCGGGGAAAACAACCGCATCATTTACTGTTTTACCTGAGATGTTAGAATGCAAAGAATTTGTAAATGCAGACGAAATAGCAAAAGGTTTATCTCCTTTTCAACCAGAGACAGTTTCATTTGAATCTGGGCGAATTATGATTAAGAGAATAAATGATTTGCTTGTCGAAGGTGAAAGTTTTGCATTTGAAACCACCTTGGCGACAAAAAGTTATAAAAGCAAGATAAAAGAAGCAAAGGTGAAAGGATATAGAGTAACTTTGTTATTCTTTTGGCTGGAAAGTATTAGTTTAGCCAAAGATCGTGTTCGATCAAGAGTAGCTGAAGGTGGACACAATATTCCACTAGAAGTTATCGAAAGAAGGTATATTAGAGGAATTCAAAACTTGTTTAATATATATTTGTCTATTGTTGATAGAGCTCTTATTTTTGATAATTCAGAAGGAATTCACGAATTGATAGCGGACAAAAGTGCTGATGGTTTTTATATAAAAGATGAAGAAAAGTTTAACCTTTTAAAAGAATTACTATGA